The genomic segment GGAAGCAGCACTTGCTTAGAGGGCAGGTCCGGTGGAAATAAAAAGCTCAGCAAAATAGCCGGCAACCGTTCTTTACTGCTGTACAGCCACATGCCAAAGCCGCTGGGCGGATTATCGACTCTTGGATTTTGCAGCACTGTCAGGATGGACGGAAGCATCAGGATACCGCTCATAATAAATCCAATGACCGCTTCCAAAAGGATGGTAAAAAATTTTTTCCAGCTGCGCTCATAGGCTTGGCACCCGATGCGTACAAAATAGTAAATCACAACGAATACAACCTCGCCTACAAAGAAAAAATAATTGACTAAAGCATTGGCGCACACGGCTAATGCCAGCACGCCTCGCGTTCCATGGTCCATATATTCATCCATGGCAATTAAAAGCAGCGGGAAAAAGATAATCGCTTCATGAAAATGATTGAAAAAGATATTGTAGATGGAATAGCCGCAGAAGGCATATAAAACGCCGCCTAGCATGGCAAATTCCTGGTTTTTGACATACCGCTTCAGATAGGCTGTTCCCATCACCGCCGCACAGCCAAATTTAAGAATCAGCAGCGGTCCCATCAGATAAGGCACAAAGTCATTGGGAAACGGAATCGTCATCCAAAAGAAAGGACTGCCCAGCAAATAAAAGGAATAGGAGGCAATAAAATTAGCACCAATATCCGTGTACCAATTCCAGCCCCATTCTCCGTTTCGTATGGCATGATGCGCAATTTTATAAAAAGGGATCTGCTGAGAATTAAAATCTCCTACAAATAAAAAATATCCCTGATCTATGATCATGGCCGGCACAAAAAGAACCAATGCAATCGCAATGGCGATCAGGAATGTTTTTCCATAGAGCTTTTTTATCGTGAGTGATTTCATACTGTGTCCCTTCTTGCTTTCATTCTTATTGGATTCATACAAATGATACCTGTTAATTGTATCAAAAAGAACCCTATAAGTAAAGCGAAAAAAGCGATATGGCTCCTGATAACCATATCGCCTTTTGTTTTAGGACTGTATTTTATGATCTGGCTGCTTTTGCCGGCCGGACCAGCATGAAGATCATGCCGGCAATCAGTGCGGCGGCCAGAATCGCTCCCAGTACACTTCCGCCTCCGACAAACAGACTGCCGATCTGATATACAATAAAGGCAATCACATACGCAAATACACACTGATACCCAATGGCAAACCAGGTCCACTTTGCATTGTTCATTTCCCTCTTGATGGCGCCGATTGCGGCAAAGCACGGCGCGCACAGCAGGTTAAACAGCAGGAAGGAATAGGCAGCAAGCGGCGTAAAGACCGCACGCATATTGCTCCAGATTTCCCAGCCGTTTTCTGCCACTTCTTCCAAACCGCCAAACAATACGCCAAAGGTGCTGACCACATTTTCTTTTGCAATCAAGCCTGTGACCGAGGCAACAGCGCCTTGCCAGTGCCCCCAGCCCAGCGGTTTGAAAATCCAGGCAAAAAGGTTGCCGATTCTGGCTAATATGCTGTCGGCCATGTCCACCATGCCAAAGGAGCCGTCTGCCCAGCCAAAGCTGGAAGTAAACCAAACTAATATGGTAGCCAGCAGAATAATTGTACCGGCCTTCTTGATAAAGGACCAACCGCGCTCCCACATAGAGCGAAGAACATTCCCTAGCGTAGGCCAATGATAGGCAGGAAGCTCCATGACAAAGGGAGCAGGCTCTCCTGCAAACATCTTTGTCTTTTTAAGCATGATGCCTGAAACTACAATGGCCGCAACTCCTACGAAATAAGCGCTGGGGGATACCCACCAGGCCCCGTCAAACAACGCACCTGCGATCAGGCCAATAATGGGCACCTTTGCTCCGCAGGGGATAAAGGTCGTTGTCATAATTGTCATTTTTCGGTCCCGATCATTTTCAATCGTTCTGGAAGCCATGATACCGGGCACACCGCAGCCTGTGCCAATCAGCATGGGAATAAATGATTTGCCGGAAAGCCCAAACTTGCGGAAAATCCGGTCCATCACAAAGGCAATTCGTGCCATATAGCCACAGCTTTCCAAAAAAGCTAAGAACAAAAATAAAACCAGCATTTGCGGAACAAAGCCAAGTACAGCTCCCACACCTGCAACGATTCCGTCTAAAATCAGCCCGGAAAGCCACTCCGCACAGCCAACCGCTTCCAGCCCGTCTCCGATCAGCACAGGAATTCCTGGCACCCATACGCCATAGTCAGCCGGATCCGGCTCCGGCACCTCTTTTGCTTCCAAATACTCCTCATAAGTAACGGGAATCTCTTCTTCTACATTTCCCTCATCATCATAAAGATAAGCAACTGTCTTTAATGTTTTTGCATCGCCCGGCTCTATTTCTGCCTCCTCTGCGGCTGCCTCAAAGGCTTCCACCTGTGCTCCGGGCACGATGTACTCCTCCTGCGCGCTTTCATACTCTTCAGAGCC from the Lachnospiraceae bacterium genome contains:
- the feoB gene encoding ferrous iron transport protein B, which produces MSIRIALAGNPNSGKTTLFNALTGSNQFVGNWPGVTVEKKEGKLKKHDTVTITDLPGIYSLSPYTLEEVVARNYLIDERPDAILNIVDGTNLERNLYLTTQLVEIGIPVVVAVNMMDIVKKNGDHIKTEELSRALGCKVVEISALKGNGIMEAAEAAVQAAKEDKTIPRHRFSGAIEHAIAHIEEAALHEMPAQQQRWYAIKIFERDEKVLAQLALDQNLLQHIESDIQAAEQEMDDDAESIITNERYIYIASVIKGCYKKKNTNKLSTSDKIDRVVTNRFLALPIFALVMILVYYVSVTTVGDWATDWTNDGLFGDGWHLLGIGSEEYESAQEEYIVPGAQVEAFEAAAEEAEIEPGDAKTLKTVAYLYDDEGNVEEEIPVTYEEYLEAKEVPEPDPADYGVWVPGIPVLIGDGLEAVGCAEWLSGLILDGIVAGVGAVLGFVPQMLVLFLFLAFLESCGYMARIAFVMDRIFRKFGLSGKSFIPMLIGTGCGVPGIMASRTIENDRDRKMTIMTTTFIPCGAKVPIIGLIAGALFDGAWWVSPSAYFVGVAAIVVSGIMLKKTKMFAGEPAPFVMELPAYHWPTLGNVLRSMWERGWSFIKKAGTIILLATILVWFTSSFGWADGSFGMVDMADSILARIGNLFAWIFKPLGWGHWQGAVASVTGLIAKENVVSTFGVLFGGLEEVAENGWEIWSNMRAVFTPLAAYSFLLFNLLCAPCFAAIGAIKREMNNAKWTWFAIGYQCVFAYVIAFIVYQIGSLFVGGGSVLGAILAAALIAGMIFMLVRPAKAARS